In Deltaproteobacteria bacterium, the genomic window CCCTTGTAAGACTTGCACCCGGTGCGGCAAAGCTCGGAAGCGCTTTCAACGCCTGCTTCGCTGCCGGTTATCACTATCTGCTTATCCGTATTGATGTTAGCCACCCACACAGGGCCTGATTTATAGGCCTGCTTCAGGACTTCCTCCACCTGGGAAAGGGAAAGCCCGACCAGGGCGGCCATAATCCCTTTTTTCCGAAGGGCTTGGCGATCCATGAAAAATGCCCGGCGCTCGACAAGCCGGAGGGTTTCCTCCTCCGTAAGGCAGCCCGCGCAGCAAAGGGCGCTGTATTCCCCAAGGCTGTGGCCAGCGGCGAAAGAGGGCGAAACCCCGTGTTTGCGAAGAACGGCGAGGCAGGCGAGATTGACCGCCGTTACGGCCATCTGGCAGTTGACGGTGCGGGTGAGCTCCTCCAGGGGGCCTTCAAAAGAGAGCTTGCGGATATTGGCCCTGGCAATGTCGTCGGCCATGTCGAAGATGTCGCGCACGTACATGAATTCGGAGAAAAACTCCTGTCCCATTCCCACGTACTGGGAGCCCTGGCCCGGAAACAGAAAGGCAATCTTGTCACTGGCCATTTTCGTCCTTTTCGTCTTCATCTAGTTGGAACATATCCCGGGCCGCGCCGATGTAGTCCCGCTTCTTGGCCTGCCTGTGGCCCTCGGATTTCAAAAACACGATGGGGCCGTGCACCACCTTGGCCATTATGGCGCGGGTGAGCCGGTCAATGGCTTCCCGTTCCTCATCCCCAAGGTTTTTGAGGCCCGGAAGGCTCTTTTGAAGTTCGGCAAGGCGCACGGCCTCCATGCGGTCGCACAGGGCCTTTATGGTGGGCACCACCTCCAGGGAATCGAACCACCTGCGATAGGAGATCACCGCCTCCTCCACGATGACCTCGGCCCGGGCGGCCTCCTTCATGCGCTCGGCCATGTTTTTTTCCACGACCCCCGCAAGGTCGTCCACATCGTAAACGTAGGCGTTGTCCAGCTTGTTTATGGAAGGATCGATGTCTCGCGGAACCGCTATGTCGATGAAAAAGAGGGGCCGGTTTTTTCGCGGCCTCATCACCGCCTTCACGTCGTCCTTTTTCAATACGTAACCGGGCGCGCCCGTGGAGCTGATGACGATGTCCGCAGTTTTAAGGGCCTCCCCTATTTCGGAAAAGCCGATGGCCGTGCCTCCGAAGCGCTCGGCCAGGGCCGCCGCCCGATCCAGGGTCCGGTTGGCCACCATGAGCTTTTCGGCCCGGTTGTGCATGAGATGCTCAACCGCAAGCTCGGCCATCTCGACCGCGCCTATCAGGAGCACCTTTTTTCCCGAAAGCTCGCCGAAAATCCTCTTGGCAAGCTCCACGGCGGCGAAGCTCACCGAAACCGCGTGGCCGCCTATTCCGGTTTCCTTCCTCACGCGCTTGGCGGTTGAAAAAGCCCTGTGCAAAAGGCGGTTCAGGACCACCCCTGATGACTGGGCCGCAACCGCCGCCCGGAAGCTCTTCTTCACCTGCCCCAGAATCTGCGGTTCGCCCACCACCATCGAATCGAGGCTTCCCGCCACCCGGAAAACGTGGCGGAAGGCGTCGTCCCCCTGGTACCTGTAGAGATAGGGGGCAAAATCGGAAAGAGGGATGTTCTTCACCCGGCAAAGGACATCAAGGGCGGCCTCTTCCAGGGCTTTCGCGTCCTCGCCCGCAAGCAGAACCTCCACCCGGTTGCAGGTGGAAAAGAGCACGGCCTCCGAGACCGCCGGATCGAGATTCAGTTCGGCAAGGGCCGCAGCCGTCTCCTGGTCGGAAAAGGCCAGGCGCTCGCGCACGTCAACCGGAGCTGTTTTGTGGCTTAAGCCTCTTAGGATGAGTTCCATGCCGCTACCCGAAAAACTGCCGGTGATGCCCGGACAGAAGCAGATTGACGCCGAAGAAGGTGAACAGCATCACCGCGACCCCGAAAATGGCCATCCAGGCGGCCCGCCTTCCCCGCCAGCCCACGGCAAGGCGCTCGTGAATGAGGGCTGCGTAGAGAAACCATGTGACCAGGCTCCACACCTCCTTGGGGTCGGCGCTCCACCACCTGCCCCACACGCTTTTTGCGTAAACGAAACCGGCGGCGAGCCCGGTGGTAAGCAAAATGAAGCCCACGGCCACGCAGGCGTAACCCATGCGGTCCAGGGTGTCCAGGGGCGGCATTCTGCGGAAAAAAAATCCCCGTTTCTTGTTCTTGATGGCCCGCTCGGTGAGAATGTAGGCCCCTCCCACAAGAGCCGCCAGCACAAAGGAGGCGTTGCCCAGAAAAACGGGGAAAACGTGGAGCATGGTCCAGGCGCTTTTCAAAAGCCTTGGGCTGGCGGCTGCGGTGTCCGGCAGAAAGAGCGAAACCAGCAAGGTTAACGCCGTTATGGGCGCGGCGGCGGCCCCAAGCACCGCGAGCTTATACCGCCACTCGAAAAAGACGAAAACAAGGGCTAAAGCCCAGGCCGAAAAACCCAGGCTCTGCCGAAGATTGGCCACGGGCAGCGCGCCCGATCCGGCAAGAACGGACAGCACCACAAGGGTCTGAATGATAAGGCCCGCAGTGAAAAACGTCGAGCCCATGCGCCTGAAAAAGGCGTCGTTTTTAACCAGAAAGCCGATGTAGCCAAAGGCTCCGGTCACGTAAGCCGCAAGGGCTATTATGATGTAAAAGTCCATAAGCCGGTCTCACACATCATCTTGTTTGATAAAGATTTCGGGGCAGAGGGAACACGAGTCAAACCCCGGCCCAAGCACCTTTTCGAGAACCGCGTTCGCGCATTCCCGGTCCTTCCGGCGCACTGCGTCCATGAGGTTTTCGTCGATCAGCCTCTCGAAAAGCCCCTTGTGCTCCTCAGGCGCGTGGGCCTCGGCAAGAAGAACCTTGCGGACCGCGCCCATGAGATCGAGAAAATCCCCGTATTCCGCTCCGAACTTCTCCTCCAGCTCTTTTCTCATGCGTTTGGCGAAGGCCGGGCTTTTTCCGGCGGTTGAAACTGCGATGACGAGGTCCTTGCGCCTCACCAGGGCCGGAAGCACGAAGGAGCACAGCTCCGGCCTGTCGGCGATGTTGTGGAGGACGCCCGCTTCCTCCGCATCGGCGGCAACCCGCCTGTTGGTGTCCTCGTTGTCGGTTGCGCAGACCACCAGGAAGGCCCCCGAAAGGTCATCATGTTCGTAGGCCCTGCGAAAAAGAACTATCTCGCTCTTCCCCGCCATTTCGTCAACCGCCGGACACGAGCCAAGGCTCACCACGGTGACCTTCGCCCCGCATTCCAGGAGGGTGGCGATTTTGCGCGAAGCCACCGCCCCGGCCCCAACCACGAGGCACTTGCGGCCAAAAACATCCAGATTTACCGGGTAATAGCGCATGGTGGTTCCGGTTACAGGGAAAGTTCCATAAGATCAGTCGCCACCGTCAGCGGCCCGGCCCAGGTCCTGCGGCACTGGGCGATAATATCCACGGCGTCGCATTCCGGGTAGATGTGGGTGAGAACAAGATGTCCCACGCCCGCTTCCGAAGCGATGCGACCGGTCAAAGACGGCGTTAAATGCCCCTCAACCTTCAACTCATCGGGAAGCGCCGCCTCGCAGATGAACATGTCGCATCCCCTGGTCAGTTCGACCAGGTTTTCGCAATAGTCCGTATCGCCGGAAATCACAAGGCTTTTGCCGCCCGCCTCCTCCACGCGGTAAGCGAGGCTTGCGGGCGTGTGGAGGACCGGCAGGGATTTCACGGTGACGCCGGAAAAATCGAGGGAGTCCGGCCCGTCCACTGAAAGCTCCCTTACGGCCAGGACGCCGGGCTCAAGCTCTATCCAGTGTCCGTAGGCGATTTTGAGGGCCTCGTAAAACCCGGAAAAGCCCTGGCCTGCGGCGACGCTGAAGGGCCTTCGGATTTCCCGCCCGTACTTGGCGGAAAATATCATGGGGACGAAATCCGCCGAGTGGTCCGGGTGAAGATGCGTGTAAAAATAGGCCGAAACGCGCCCCGGCTCGGTTCCGGCCTCCAGAAGCCGCCTTATGGTTCCGGGCCCGGTGTCGAAAACAAGGGTTTCCTCCCCTGCCCTCACCAGGACGGACGAGGCCGATCTTTCAAGGCGCGGCACGCATGTGCCGGAGCCAAGGATGGTGATTTTCACGGGTTACACCCCATTTCCAAAAATTTCCCGGTTACCTGCCAATCCGTCCGGAAAAGAGCTTTCTTTCACATATCCCCAATTGACAAGAAAAGGCAAGTGATTACCTTTGGTGCACGTATGATAACCCTTTAAAAACAATTTGAATACTTCCGCGAAAGCGGGGAAGGAAACGAGCCGTGCGCTTCGACAAGTTCACCATAAAGAGCCAGGAACTCATCCAGGCGGCGGTGTCCCTGGCCCAGGGCCGGGGTCACCAGGAAATCGAACCCGAAC contains:
- a CDS encoding glutamyl-tRNA reductase → MELILRGLSHKTAPVDVRERLAFSDQETAAALAELNLDPAVSEAVLFSTCNRVEVLLAGEDAKALEEAALDVLCRVKNIPLSDFAPYLYRYQGDDAFRHVFRVAGSLDSMVVGEPQILGQVKKSFRAAVAAQSSGVVLNRLLHRAFSTAKRVRKETGIGGHAVSVSFAAVELAKRIFGELSGKKVLLIGAVEMAELAVEHLMHNRAEKLMVANRTLDRAAALAERFGGTAIGFSEIGEALKTADIVISSTGAPGYVLKKDDVKAVMRPRKNRPLFFIDIAVPRDIDPSINKLDNAYVYDVDDLAGVVEKNMAERMKEAARAEVIVEEAVISYRRWFDSLEVVPTIKALCDRMEAVRLAELQKSLPGLKNLGDEEREAIDRLTRAIMAKVVHGPIVFLKSEGHRQAKKRDYIGAARDMFQLDEDEKDENGQ
- a CDS encoding bifunctional precorrin-2 dehydrogenase/sirohydrochlorin ferrochelatase, which encodes MRYYPVNLDVFGRKCLVVGAGAVASRKIATLLECGAKVTVVSLGSCPAVDEMAGKSEIVLFRRAYEHDDLSGAFLVVCATDNEDTNRRVAADAEEAGVLHNIADRPELCSFVLPALVRRKDLVIAVSTAGKSPAFAKRMRKELEEKFGAEYGDFLDLMGAVRKVLLAEAHAPEEHKGLFERLIDENLMDAVRRKDRECANAVLEKVLGPGFDSCSLCPEIFIKQDDV
- a CDS encoding MBL fold metallo-hydrolase; amino-acid sequence: MKITILGSGTCVPRLERSASSVLVRAGEETLVFDTGPGTIRRLLEAGTEPGRVSAYFYTHLHPDHSADFVPMIFSAKYGREIRRPFSVAAGQGFSGFYEALKIAYGHWIELEPGVLAVRELSVDGPDSLDFSGVTVKSLPVLHTPASLAYRVEEAGGKSLVISGDTDYCENLVELTRGCDMFICEAALPDELKVEGHLTPSLTGRIASEAGVGHLVLTHIYPECDAVDIIAQCRRTWAGPLTVATDLMELSL
- the ccsB gene encoding c-type cytochrome biogenesis protein CcsB, whose product is MDFYIIIALAAYVTGAFGYIGFLVKNDAFFRRMGSTFFTAGLIIQTLVVLSVLAGSGALPVANLRQSLGFSAWALALVFVFFEWRYKLAVLGAAAAPITALTLLVSLFLPDTAAASPRLLKSAWTMLHVFPVFLGNASFVLAALVGGAYILTERAIKNKKRGFFFRRMPPLDTLDRMGYACVAVGFILLTTGLAAGFVYAKSVWGRWWSADPKEVWSLVTWFLYAALIHERLAVGWRGRRAAWMAIFGVAVMLFTFFGVNLLLSGHHRQFFG
- the fabD gene encoding ACP S-malonyltransferase, whose amino-acid sequence is MASDKIAFLFPGQGSQYVGMGQEFFSEFMYVRDIFDMADDIARANIRKLSFEGPLEELTRTVNCQMAVTAVNLACLAVLRKHGVSPSFAAGHSLGEYSALCCAGCLTEEETLRLVERRAFFMDRQALRKKGIMAALVGLSLSQVEEVLKQAYKSGPVWVANINTDKQIVITGSEAGVESASELCRTGCKSYKGRAVALKVAGAWHSPFMDEAKKEFLKYLAAFSFKKPEMPVALNVTGALSEDAAEIEGAMAVQMVSPVKWADGMAALFKAGASVFVESGPKTVLAGLAKQVLPADGPHKVYSVGDLKSLETFLAERG